The following proteins are co-located in the Desulfuromonas sp. genome:
- a CDS encoding DUF134 domain-containing protein translates to MSPRPRKPRHCQCPFREAGKLVFKPAGTPLKDLDKEVIFEDEMEAVRLCDSEGLTQQEAGERMGVSRGTVQRLVASGRKKIVDAMTQRRALVGGGGRAADRAPRPGAGRGMGTEEHQRARRPARPLMLAWRGAQNKDLPALSRTFFMAFWCIS, encoded by the coding sequence ATGTCACCGCGACCGAGAAAACCGAGACACTGCCAGTGCCCTTTCCGGGAGGCTGGCAAGTTGGTCTTCAAGCCCGCCGGGACTCCCCTCAAGGACTTGGACAAAGAGGTCATCTTCGAGGATGAGATGGAGGCCGTGCGCCTCTGCGACAGCGAGGGTCTGACCCAGCAGGAGGCCGGGGAGCGGATGGGCGTCTCCCGGGGGACGGTCCAGCGCCTGGTGGCGAGCGGACGGAAGAAGATCGTCGATGCCATGACCCAGAGACGGGCCCTGGTGGGGGGGGGCGGGAGAGCAGCTGATAGGGCTCCTCGGCCCGGGGCAGGCAGGGGGATGGGAACAGAAGAACATCAAAGGGCGCGCCGACCGGCGCGCCCTTTGATGTTGGCGTGGCGTGGGGCTCAGAACAAGGACTTGCCGGCTTTGTCCAGGACTTTCTTTATGGCCTTCTGGTGCATCTCGTAG
- a CDS encoding FAD/NAD(P)-binding protein, whose product MKVDFLPVPARVEAIERAVPDNHLFYFRPETPMAVEPGQFVELSLPGVGAFPGSAAAYPSSTEFQACIRRAGRVTSALYRLEEGAPVGMRGPFGNGFDLEAFAGRDVLLVAGGLGMAPLRALLQALLDRKKDFGEIILLYGSRDPAALLFREELESLARRGQIRLRFSVDFVTDLPWSSEGFFCKVGLVTGLLEDLRFAPGRTTAAVCGPPALYSCVLEELASLGIDPGRIYATLERRMKCGVGQCCHCVVGGRFVCRDGPVFSLAELRSMEGAI is encoded by the coding sequence ATGAAGGTCGATTTTCTCCCCGTCCCGGCGCGGGTCGAAGCCATCGAGCGGGCGGTGCCCGACAATCACCTCTTTTATTTTCGCCCGGAGACTCCGATGGCGGTGGAGCCGGGGCAGTTCGTCGAGCTTTCGCTTCCGGGGGTCGGCGCCTTTCCGGGCTCCGCCGCCGCCTATCCCTCTTCGACCGAGTTTCAGGCCTGCATCCGCAGGGCGGGCCGGGTGACTTCGGCCCTCTACCGCCTCGAGGAGGGGGCCCCGGTGGGGATGAGGGGCCCTTTCGGCAACGGCTTCGACCTGGAGGCATTTGCCGGGAGAGACGTCCTGCTGGTGGCCGGGGGGTTGGGAATGGCCCCCTTGCGGGCCCTGCTGCAAGCCCTGCTCGATCGGAAGAAGGATTTCGGGGAGATCATCCTGTTGTACGGTTCGCGGGATCCCGCCGCCCTTCTCTTTCGGGAGGAGCTGGAGTCTCTTGCCCGTCGGGGACAGATCCGGCTGCGATTTTCGGTCGACTTCGTCACCGACCTGCCCTGGTCGTCCGAGGGGTTTTTCTGCAAGGTGGGGCTGGTCACCGGGCTGCTGGAGGATCTGCGCTTTGCTCCAGGGCGCACCACGGCGGCGGTGTGCGGACCGCCCGCTCTCTACAGCTGCGTTCTTGAGGAACTCGCCTCCCTCGGCATCGATCCGGGGCGGATCTATGCCACCCTGGAGCGGCGCATGAAGTGCGGGGTGGGACAGTGCTGCCACTGTGTCGTCGGGGGAAGGTTCGTCTGCCGCGACGGGCCTGTTTTTTCCCTGGCCGAACTGCGCTCCATGGAGGGCGCCATCTGA
- a CDS encoding rhomboid family intramembrane serine protease: protein MTWENEIRPNDQAGPPPAGTSSSEGEVLVSLQTGERTGRALSSQVAETWSLVLTARDVPHRVQRCGWGREIFVAPTLRERARRELRLYEGENRNWPPTYSKTVLADNTLATLSALLLLGVFHNLTILQEPALGGAAIDWVRTGNADAGKILDGQWWRLVTALTLHADGRHLLGNLLIGGFFIVRLCREVGSGLGWSLLLLSGLLGNLINAHMQDLHHRSVGLSTAVFGAVGLLAALSVMRHRRSLRSRWPLPLAAAAALLGLLGTSGENTDLGAHLFGFVAGLGLGMTAGAWLKTRGLPSPFGNALLAVAALALTLGAWLAAFQNPG from the coding sequence ATGACCTGGGAGAACGAAATCAGGCCGAACGACCAGGCCGGCCCACCGCCGGCCGGGACATCATCCTCCGAGGGGGAGGTTCTCGTCTCTCTCCAAACCGGAGAGCGGACAGGGAGGGCCCTGTCCTCGCAAGTGGCCGAAACCTGGTCCCTGGTGCTGACTGCCCGTGACGTTCCCCACCGGGTGCAGCGCTGCGGGTGGGGGCGGGAGATCTTCGTCGCCCCGACCCTGAGAGAGCGGGCCCGCAGGGAGCTTCGACTCTACGAGGGGGAAAACCGGAACTGGCCCCCGACATACTCGAAAACCGTCCTCGCCGACAACACCCTGGCCACCCTCTCTGCGCTGCTGCTCCTGGGCGTCTTCCACAACCTGACAATTCTCCAGGAACCCGCCCTCGGGGGTGCGGCCATCGACTGGGTCCGCACCGGTAACGCCGATGCAGGGAAGATCCTCGACGGACAGTGGTGGCGCCTCGTCACCGCACTCACCCTCCACGCCGACGGACGGCACCTCCTGGGCAACCTGCTCATCGGCGGCTTCTTCATCGTCCGCCTGTGCCGGGAAGTCGGGTCCGGGCTCGGCTGGAGCCTGCTCCTTCTTTCGGGCCTTCTCGGAAACCTGATCAACGCCCACATGCAGGACCTGCACCACCGCTCCGTGGGCCTGTCCACAGCGGTATTCGGTGCGGTCGGTCTGCTGGCGGCGCTCAGCGTGATGCGCCATCGGCGCAGCCTCCGGAGCCGGTGGCCCCTTCCCCTGGCGGCGGCTGCCGCCCTGCTGGGACTGCTCGGGACGAGCGGAGAGAACACCGATCTCGGCGCCCACCTTTTCGGGTTCGTGGCCGGCCTCGGACTGGGCATGACCGCCGGAGCGTGGCTGAAAACCCGCGGGCTCCCCTCCCCCTTTGGCAATGCCCTGCTGGCGGTGGCCGCCCTGGCGCTCACCCTCGGGGCCTGGCTGGCAGCCTTCCAGAACCCCGGCTGA
- a CDS encoding 4Fe-4S dicluster domain-containing protein — MKSFAIADGFEKELLCHLGAERELWGPVHGNDGVTRLTAVSSWDDLEPGGLPLIPLKKLLLPPREEICAFPGPGDSFSDPPCRPRALVGIPPCDLYALDYLDRVFAEDPFYQRRRTDMLVLGTACTPSDECFCAPRPALPLFDLFLAEGRVWAGSARGEGVLDGLRGLGAEESDLPLPMETMGGRGGALPENLPELFSKSATLPLWRETGSRCLSCGACSAVCPTCYCYDVVDEALPGGRTARHREWDNCFFRSHALVAGGHNFRPRRGDRLRFRFEHKFLGFGPLRGEVSCVGCGRCARACPVDIDISSVLTELSGEEQR; from the coding sequence GTGAAAAGTTTCGCCATAGCAGATGGTTTCGAGAAGGAGTTGCTTTGCCATCTCGGGGCGGAACGGGAACTTTGGGGCCCGGTCCACGGCAACGACGGGGTGACCCGCCTGACCGCCGTTTCCTCCTGGGACGATTTGGAGCCAGGGGGGCTGCCCCTGATCCCCCTGAAGAAACTCCTGTTGCCTCCACGGGAGGAGATCTGCGCTTTTCCGGGCCCCGGCGATTCGTTCTCCGATCCGCCATGCCGGCCCAGGGCCCTGGTCGGTATCCCCCCCTGCGATCTCTACGCCCTCGATTACCTGGACCGGGTTTTCGCCGAAGATCCTTTTTACCAAAGGCGCCGCACGGATATGCTGGTGCTCGGGACGGCCTGCACACCGAGCGATGAGTGCTTTTGTGCGCCGCGCCCGGCCTTGCCCCTCTTTGACCTGTTTCTCGCCGAGGGCCGGGTCTGGGCCGGTTCGGCCCGGGGGGAGGGGGTCCTGGACGGGCTCCGGGGGCTGGGGGCGGAGGAGTCGGACCTGCCCCTGCCGATGGAGACCATGGGGGGCCGGGGAGGGGCGTTGCCGGAAAACCTCCCGGAGTTGTTTTCGAAGAGCGCCACCCTTCCCCTGTGGCGCGAGACGGGGAGCCGCTGCCTGTCCTGCGGGGCGTGCAGCGCCGTCTGCCCCACCTGCTATTGCTACGACGTGGTCGACGAGGCCCTGCCCGGCGGCCGGACGGCCCGCCATCGGGAATGGGACAACTGCTTCTTCCGCAGCCATGCCCTGGTCGCCGGAGGGCACAACTTCCGGCCCCGCAGGGGGGACCGCCTGCGCTTCCGCTTCGAGCACAAGTTCCTCGGTTTCGGTCCCCTCCGGGGCGAGGTCTCCTGTGTCGGCTGCGGCCGCTGCGCCCGGGCCTGTCCGGTGGACATCGACATCTCTTCGGTGCTGACGGAGCTCTCCGGGGAGGAACAGCGATGA